One Peribacillus simplex NBRC 15720 = DSM 1321 genomic region harbors:
- the odhB gene encoding 2-oxoglutarate dehydrogenase complex dihydrolipoyllysine-residue succinyltransferase: MAEVKVPELAESISEGSIAQWLKQPGDHVEKGEYVLELETDKVNVEIISDYTGTLSEHLAEEGDTVQVGQAIAIVDENGSAAAAPKAEAPKVEEAKAEPAKAEPAAPAKEAPKAEAKEASSTQQVIASPAARKLAREKGIDLTQVPVADPLGRVRVQDVEAASNAPAAPAAAPKQAPAAKKAAAPVEVNDDRIEVVKMTRRRQTIAKRLVQVQSEAAMLTTFNEVDLSAVMELRNRHKDSFVKTNDVKLGFMSFFTKAVIGALKKYPLLNAEIQGDHILKKNFYDIGVAVSTDEGLVVPVVRDADRKSFAEIEKNISDLAVKARNNKLGLSDLSGGTFTITNGGTFGSLLSTPILNAPQVGILGMHTIKTRPIAVGDQIENRPMMYLALSYDHRIVDGKEAVGFLVAIKDMLEDPEQLLLQG, translated from the coding sequence ATGGCTGAAGTAAAAGTACCTGAATTAGCAGAATCAATTTCTGAAGGATCTATTGCGCAATGGTTAAAACAACCCGGTGATCACGTTGAAAAAGGAGAATATGTCCTTGAACTTGAAACGGATAAAGTGAACGTAGAAATCATTTCAGATTATACGGGTACACTTTCGGAACATTTAGCGGAAGAAGGCGATACTGTCCAAGTTGGACAGGCTATCGCTATCGTTGATGAAAATGGATCAGCTGCAGCAGCTCCAAAAGCGGAAGCTCCTAAGGTTGAAGAAGCTAAAGCAGAACCAGCTAAGGCTGAACCAGCGGCTCCTGCTAAAGAGGCTCCTAAAGCAGAAGCGAAAGAAGCATCATCCACTCAACAAGTTATTGCTTCACCAGCTGCAAGGAAATTGGCTCGTGAAAAAGGAATTGACTTGACTCAAGTGCCTGTAGCCGATCCACTAGGTCGTGTACGTGTACAAGACGTAGAAGCAGCAAGTAATGCACCTGCAGCACCTGCGGCGGCTCCAAAACAAGCTCCTGCAGCTAAAAAAGCAGCCGCTCCTGTTGAAGTGAATGATGACCGCATTGAAGTGGTTAAAATGACACGCCGTCGTCAAACCATTGCCAAGCGTCTAGTTCAAGTACAATCCGAAGCAGCCATGCTTACTACTTTTAACGAAGTCGATCTTTCTGCAGTCATGGAATTGCGTAATCGCCATAAGGATTCTTTCGTGAAAACAAATGATGTTAAACTTGGTTTCATGTCATTCTTCACTAAAGCGGTCATTGGCGCATTGAAAAAATATCCGTTATTGAATGCTGAAATCCAAGGCGACCATATCCTGAAAAAGAACTTTTATGATATCGGTGTAGCAGTATCCACTGATGAAGGTCTTGTAGTTCCGGTAGTAAGGGATGCTGACCGCAAAAGCTTTGCTGAAATCGAGAAGAACATTTCGGATTTAGCTGTTAAAGCGCGTAACAACAAACTGGGACTTTCAGATTTATCAGGTGGTACTTTTACCATCACAAATGGAGGGACTTTCGGTTCCCTATTATCTACACCAATCTTGAATGCCCCTCAAGTTGGGATCTTGGGCATGCATACAATCAAGACTCGTCCAATCGCTGTTGGAGATCAAATCGAAAACAGACCAATGATGTACCTTGCATTATCTTATGATCACCGTATCGTAGACGGAAAAGAAGCTGTTGGTTTCTTAGTGGCTATCAAAGATATGCTGGAAGATCCAGAACAACTTTTACTTCAAGGCTAA
- a CDS encoding DeoR/GlpR family DNA-binding transcription regulator codes for MLTTERHQFILSILKEQGTVKLQELVDQLQASESTIRRDLVQLEEMKLLKRVHGGASLLQRKGLEPTTMEKQKKARAEKQLIAKLAASFIEKNDCIYLDAGTTTAEMIPYLKDKNITVLTNGLMHIPKLIELEIKTVLVGGTIKFSTNAVIGSNAVQFLNEYRFDKCFLGMNGIHQDLGFTTPDPEEALLKKMALRLSNETYVLADSSKLNEATFAKVADVSDAIILTDSNDEEAVAQLHKNPKVKVVTI; via the coding sequence TTGTTGACAACTGAAAGGCACCAGTTCATCCTATCGATCCTTAAAGAACAAGGAACGGTAAAGCTGCAGGAGCTTGTAGATCAGTTACAAGCCTCGGAGTCGACCATTCGGAGAGATCTAGTGCAACTCGAAGAAATGAAGCTCTTGAAACGCGTGCATGGCGGGGCCTCTTTACTTCAAAGAAAAGGCCTTGAACCGACAACTATGGAAAAGCAAAAGAAAGCAAGAGCTGAAAAACAACTTATAGCAAAGCTTGCGGCTTCTTTCATAGAGAAAAATGATTGTATATATCTTGATGCAGGTACGACAACTGCGGAAATGATTCCTTATTTAAAGGATAAAAATATAACGGTGCTGACAAATGGTCTTATGCATATTCCGAAACTCATCGAATTGGAGATCAAAACAGTGTTAGTGGGCGGAACGATAAAATTCTCGACAAATGCGGTTATAGGAAGTAATGCTGTACAGTTTTTGAATGAATACCGTTTTGATAAATGTTTCTTGGGAATGAACGGCATTCATCAAGATCTGGGTTTCACAACTCCCGACCCGGAAGAAGCTCTACTGAAGAAGATGGCATTACGCCTCTCTAACGAAACCTACGTGCTTGCTGATAGTTCAAAACTAAATGAAGCTACTTTCGCTAAGGTGGCAGATGTAAGCGATGCCATAATTCTTACTGACAGCAATGATGAAGAGGCTGTTGCTCAACTCCATAAAAATCCAAAGGTAAAGGTCGTGACCATTTAA
- the pfkB gene encoding 1-phosphofructokinase: MIYTVTLNPSIDYLVEVESFQMGKVNRTSYDAKFPGGKGINVSRVLKRLGNSTTALGFIGGQTGEFVKRFLRQEEIFTDFTEIAGDTRINIKLKTGMETEINSQGPVISKGNYQQLFSQIEQLNNNDILILSGSIPSSVPSDVYETMARSCSHNGIKVVVDTSGKGLMNVLPHQPFLIKPNHHELGELFSTEIRTVDDAREYGAKLVEAGAQNVIVSMAGQGAVLCSGGESYSANVPKGNVINSVGAGDSMVAGFIGTYEKTGDILTAFRFSLAAGSATAFSSDLGTLDKIEELLPQIAINQLTGG, translated from the coding sequence ATGATTTATACAGTGACACTCAATCCATCTATCGATTATCTGGTCGAGGTGGAGAGTTTTCAAATGGGCAAGGTGAATAGAACCAGTTATGATGCAAAATTCCCTGGAGGGAAAGGGATCAATGTTTCCCGAGTGCTTAAAAGGCTTGGAAATAGTACGACAGCTTTAGGATTCATCGGTGGACAAACTGGTGAATTTGTAAAAAGGTTTTTAAGACAGGAAGAGATTTTTACGGACTTTACAGAGATAGCTGGAGATACAAGAATAAACATTAAATTGAAAACAGGGATGGAGACCGAAATAAATAGCCAAGGGCCAGTCATTTCCAAAGGGAATTATCAACAATTATTTAGTCAGATTGAACAGTTGAATAATAATGATATCCTCATTTTGTCAGGAAGCATCCCTTCAAGCGTTCCTTCGGATGTATACGAGACAATGGCAAGGTCTTGTTCCCATAACGGCATTAAAGTGGTGGTGGATACGAGTGGCAAGGGATTAATGAATGTCCTTCCACACCAGCCATTTTTAATAAAGCCTAATCACCATGAACTGGGTGAGCTTTTTTCTACCGAAATCAGAACGGTTGATGATGCTAGAGAATATGGCGCTAAATTGGTTGAAGCAGGTGCACAAAACGTTATTGTTTCAATGGCGGGACAGGGGGCGGTGCTTTGCTCCGGCGGAGAGTCATATTCCGCAAATGTACCAAAAGGGAACGTCATCAACTCAGTGGGTGCCGGTGATTCCATGGTCGCAGGTTTCATCGGGACATATGAAAAGACAGGGGATATTCTAACCGCTTTTCGCTTCAGTCTTGCAGCAGGAAGTGCTACAGCCTTTTCATCCGATCTCGGTACATTGGATAAAATTGAAGAGTTATTACCGCAAATTGCTATCAATCAACTAACAGGAGGCTGA
- a CDS encoding PTS fructose transporter subunit IIABC has product MKITDLLKLDTIIINLQSATKQAVIDELSGKLAEADRLNDLEGFKAAILKREEQSTTGIGEGIAIPHAKTNAVRIPAICFGKSVSGVDYESLDGQPAHLFFMIAASEGANADHLETLSRLSSLLMDDKFRARLISASSGEEVLEIINQKEMEADEEVREEEQTSNTVSASGNSKGKILAVTACPTGIAHTYMAADALKAKAKEMGIDFKVETNGSTGIKNGLTAAEIDEADAIIVAADKQVEMDRFNGKHVIIVPVAHGIRKTEELLTRALNQDAPVYKGTGNDKSDEGDSAKGGLGIYKHLMNGVSNMLPFVVGGGILIALSFFFGIEAADPANPDYNPIAKALSDIGGGNGAFFLLVPVLAGFIASSIADRPGFAPGMVGGLLAAQANAGFLGGLIAGFLAGYVVLLLRKLFSRLPQTLDGIKPVLLYPVFGMLITGFIMIFLVNEPVTAINMGLTNWLQGLSGTNAIFLGLILGGMMAVDMGGPLNKAAFTFGLAAIEASSFGPHAAVMAGGMVPPLGIAFATTFFKSKFSEMERKSGFTNYFMGASFITEGAIPFAAADPLRVIVSSVVGAATAGALSMAFGVTLPAPHGGIFVIPLVNHPFLYLLAILIGSLITAIILGFWKKKQI; this is encoded by the coding sequence ATGAAAATTACAGACTTGTTAAAATTGGATACAATCATAATTAATCTGCAAAGTGCTACAAAGCAAGCAGTCATTGATGAACTATCAGGGAAGTTAGCCGAGGCTGACAGGTTAAACGATTTGGAGGGTTTCAAAGCTGCCATCTTAAAACGTGAAGAGCAAAGCACAACAGGGATTGGTGAAGGAATAGCCATTCCACACGCAAAAACAAATGCAGTAAGGATTCCTGCCATCTGTTTCGGCAAATCGGTCAGTGGTGTGGATTATGAATCGCTTGACGGGCAGCCAGCTCATTTGTTCTTTATGATTGCAGCAAGTGAAGGAGCGAATGCAGATCACTTGGAGACCCTTTCCCGGCTTTCTTCATTACTGATGGATGATAAATTCAGAGCCCGATTGATTTCTGCTTCTTCTGGTGAGGAAGTGTTAGAGATAATCAATCAAAAAGAAATGGAAGCCGATGAAGAAGTAAGAGAAGAGGAGCAAACAAGTAATACTGTCAGTGCCAGTGGTAACAGTAAAGGTAAAATCCTTGCCGTTACAGCTTGTCCGACAGGAATCGCCCATACTTATATGGCTGCTGATGCGTTAAAGGCCAAAGCGAAGGAAATGGGTATCGATTTCAAAGTGGAAACAAATGGTTCCACAGGAATCAAAAATGGTTTAACCGCCGCAGAAATTGATGAGGCGGATGCGATTATCGTTGCAGCTGATAAGCAGGTGGAAATGGATCGTTTTAATGGAAAACATGTCATTATTGTCCCTGTTGCCCATGGGATCCGGAAGACCGAGGAGCTGTTAACAAGAGCCTTGAATCAGGATGCCCCTGTTTACAAAGGAACAGGAAATGATAAAAGTGACGAAGGTGATTCAGCAAAAGGAGGATTGGGGATTTACAAGCACTTAATGAATGGCGTAAGTAATATGCTTCCATTTGTCGTCGGGGGCGGTATCTTGATTGCGCTTTCTTTCTTTTTTGGAATCGAAGCTGCCGATCCGGCAAATCCTGATTATAATCCCATTGCCAAAGCATTAAGTGATATTGGCGGGGGAAATGGTGCCTTCTTCTTGCTTGTCCCTGTACTAGCAGGATTCATTGCTTCAAGTATAGCCGACCGTCCAGGTTTTGCCCCTGGTATGGTAGGGGGACTATTGGCAGCACAAGCTAATGCCGGTTTTCTTGGCGGACTGATCGCCGGTTTCCTTGCAGGTTATGTCGTCTTACTTTTAAGAAAATTGTTTTCCAGGTTACCGCAAACACTCGATGGCATTAAACCGGTTTTACTCTATCCTGTATTCGGGATGTTAATTACAGGGTTTATCATGATATTTCTCGTAAATGAACCAGTAACCGCAATTAACATGGGCCTGACCAATTGGCTGCAGGGATTATCCGGCACGAACGCAATATTCCTTGGCTTGATTCTTGGGGGTATGATGGCTGTGGATATGGGCGGCCCATTAAATAAAGCAGCATTCACTTTTGGGCTTGCAGCCATTGAGGCATCAAGTTTTGGACCTCATGCTGCAGTAATGGCTGGTGGAATGGTTCCTCCTTTAGGAATCGCATTTGCAACTACATTCTTTAAAAGTAAATTCAGTGAAATGGAAAGGAAATCCGGATTCACTAATTACTTCATGGGTGCTTCATTCATCACAGAGGGTGCCATTCCTTTTGCGGCGGCGGATCCATTGCGCGTTATCGTCAGCAGTGTTGTTGGAGCAGCGACAGCAGGAGCCCTGTCTATGGCTTTTGGTGTAACTTTGCCAGCGCCACATGGGGGAATATTTGTCATCCCCCTTGTCAACCATCCTTTCCTCTATTTGCTGGCCATATTAATAGGATCCCTCATTACCGCTATAATATTGGGGTTCTGGAAAAAGAAACAGATATAA
- a CDS encoding secondary thiamine-phosphate synthase enzyme YjbQ codes for MLKKNTLKTTKRDDMIDVRPEVQAFISENGVQEGIALIYCPHTTAGITINENADPDVKKDMLRRLDEQYPWNHTLDLHMEGNTAAHLKSGTVGSSQQVIIHKGSLILGTWKGVYFCEFDGPRDRQYFIKLCVDR; via the coding sequence ATGCTGAAGAAAAACACCTTAAAAACGACGAAAAGGGATGATATGATTGATGTTAGGCCAGAAGTACAGGCATTCATCTCGGAAAACGGGGTTCAAGAGGGTATAGCTCTTATTTATTGCCCACATACAACTGCTGGAATCACGATTAACGAAAATGCAGATCCGGATGTCAAAAAGGATATGCTAAGAAGACTGGATGAGCAATACCCATGGAATCATACATTGGATTTACATATGGAAGGAAACACGGCTGCCCATTTGAAATCAGGTACGGTTGGTTCTTCACAACAGGTGATCATCCATAAAGGGAGCTTAATCCTTGGTACTTGGAAGGGGGTATATTTTTGTGAATTCGATGGTCCCAGAGATAGGCAATATTTTATTAAATTATGTGTCGACCGGTAA
- a CDS encoding GNAT family N-acetyltransferase translates to MDDVRIEGSKVILRNVKQADLKRLWSLKYGEADPEWKKWDAPYHPLELIDFHTYIDKEMKHRTYDEKMGVYSELLMEKNDQIIGSVVYYWEHEFSRWLEIGITIFEPKYWNGGYGTEALMLFIGYLFEKMEIERVGLTTWSGNERMMAVGEKLGMQVEGRMRKCRYYDGYYYDSIRMGMLREEWETLKFRS, encoded by the coding sequence TTGGACGATGTTCGGATTGAAGGAAGCAAAGTAATATTGAGGAATGTTAAACAAGCCGATTTAAAACGTTTATGGAGCCTGAAATATGGAGAAGCCGATCCAGAATGGAAAAAGTGGGATGCACCTTATCATCCTCTTGAACTCATTGATTTCCATACGTATATCGATAAAGAAATGAAGCATAGAACCTATGATGAGAAAATGGGTGTTTACTCTGAGCTATTAATGGAAAAAAACGATCAAATAATAGGCTCTGTTGTATATTACTGGGAACATGAATTTTCACGTTGGCTTGAAATCGGAATTACGATTTTTGAGCCCAAGTATTGGAATGGCGGTTATGGAACAGAAGCGTTAATGTTGTTCATAGGCTATTTATTCGAAAAAATGGAGATTGAGCGGGTTGGGCTGACGACATGGTCAGGTAATGAACGTATGATGGCTGTTGGGGAAAAGCTAGGCATGCAAGTAGAGGGAAGAATGAGAAAATGCCGTTATTATGATGGTTATTATTATGATTCAATCAGAATGGGAATGCTACGGGAAGAATGGGAAACATTAAAATTTCGTAGTTAA
- a CDS encoding cell wall hydrolase yields MKLSVLITVIMTLSVIVLGIAFPKGTTSIASDGATKHVIKQGESIWDIAKQYGVPIKKLKEVNNNINNVAEPGKTLIIPHVMNEKDKELLARLVHAEAKGEPYRGKVEVAGVVLNRLDSKEFPDTVREVIYQKNQFSPVGDGSINKPAGADAKKAVNEALAIHGYTNDALYFWNPSISDSEWMKHLEVIKIIGGHHFAI; encoded by the coding sequence ATGAAATTATCAGTATTAATAACCGTGATAATGACTCTAAGTGTCATCGTACTTGGGATAGCTTTTCCTAAGGGAACGACCAGTATAGCTTCTGATGGAGCAACCAAACATGTCATTAAACAAGGTGAATCGATATGGGATATTGCGAAGCAGTACGGTGTCCCGATCAAAAAGTTAAAAGAAGTCAATAATAATATAAATAATGTTGCCGAGCCTGGTAAAACATTGATTATTCCACATGTAATGAATGAAAAAGATAAAGAATTATTGGCAAGACTTGTGCATGCAGAAGCAAAAGGGGAGCCTTACAGAGGAAAGGTAGAGGTAGCAGGAGTAGTTTTGAATCGCCTTGATAGCAAAGAATTCCCTGATACGGTACGGGAAGTGATCTATCAAAAAAATCAATTCTCACCTGTTGGTGATGGCAGTATAAACAAACCTGCCGGAGCTGATGCCAAGAAGGCTGTCAATGAAGCGTTAGCAATTCATGGTTACACAAATGATGCTTTGTATTTCTGGAACCCGAGTATTTCGGACAGTGAATGGATGAAACATTTGGAGGTAATCAAAATTATCGGTGGGCACCATTTTGCCATATAA
- a CDS encoding metalloregulator ArsR/SmtB family transcription factor, with protein MQLEKLVAFHKTIGDVTRIRIISILANGPKHGQALAGILKLTAPTISHHLTKLKDINLVKDRREKNTVYYFLNEDVLKHYSSALPKIVSTKGDFDKMDNQKLILEHKKILENFFTPDGRLKTIPAQRKKKMIVLHHIASLLEKGRKYPEKELNEFIKSFHDDYATIRRELIIGSIMYRENSIYELNPREMWADIV; from the coding sequence ATGCAATTAGAAAAATTGGTCGCTTTCCACAAAACGATTGGTGATGTGACTAGGATTAGGATTATATCCATTCTGGCAAACGGTCCAAAACACGGGCAGGCACTTGCGGGAATATTAAAATTGACAGCCCCGACAATTTCACACCATTTAACGAAATTGAAGGACATTAATTTAGTGAAGGATCGGAGGGAAAAAAATACGGTATATTATTTTTTGAATGAAGATGTCCTGAAGCATTATTCTTCAGCATTACCTAAAATAGTTTCAACTAAGGGGGACTTCGATAAAATGGATAATCAAAAGCTGATTTTAGAGCATAAAAAGATTCTTGAAAACTTCTTTACACCAGATGGTCGACTAAAAACCATACCAGCACAGAGAAAAAAGAAAATGATTGTTCTTCATCATATTGCCAGCCTTTTGGAAAAAGGACGTAAATATCCAGAAAAAGAACTGAATGAATTCATCAAGTCATTCCATGATGATTATGCAACGATAAGGCGTGAACTCATTATCGGAAGCATCATGTACCGCGAAAACAGCATTTATGAACTGAATCCTCGCGAGATGTGGGCTGATATCGTTTAA